The proteins below come from a single Gossypium raimondii isolate GPD5lz chromosome 2, ASM2569854v1, whole genome shotgun sequence genomic window:
- the LOC105789304 gene encoding GATA transcription factor 26, whose protein sequence is MGKQGPCYHCGVTSTPLWRNGPPEKPVLCNACGSRWRTKGTLAKYTPLHARAEPEDLRASRVKSISINKDREAKRKTNHDIAIVSPDYNLGFRKFMDEDTSNRSSSGSAISNSESCAQFGSADVSDLTGPSQSNVWDSMVPSKKRTCVNRPKPSPVEKLTKDLCTILHEQKSSYFSVSSDDDLLLESETPMVSVEIGHGGILIKHPSSIAREEESEASSLSFENKQYSMNEAYSHSSSFPAYNDSKGVKYLGHGIEKAKNPAGQGMQHEQLKRDKAQHEKPLILESRNLPLCNIELSDIINFEEFVKHLTKDEQQQLLQYLPPLDIAKLPESLKSMFESPQFEDNLCYFQQLLEEGVFNISVPGVNAEDCKTLKRLALINLTRSHWVECHHGLKKCGSVGVSVITRGPNVVPLNNSATVKRSRDGQIPEARTLMSPKRVIMKATHENKELIDNESSCFSPRSLFALPPDGSSPMLDSLHFANECSDQDLLLDVPSNGTFPQAELLHPTSSFGQQASTSSNSPHPHLVHP, encoded by the exons atgGGAAAGCAAGGTCCTTGCTATCACTGTGGAGTTACAA GTACTCCTCTTTGGCGCAATGGACCTCCTGAGAAACCGGTATTGTGTAATGCATGTGGATCACGGTGGAGGACTAAAGGGACACTTGCAAAATATACCCCACTTCATGCTCGGGCTGAACCTGAGGATCTTAGAGCTTCTAGAGTGAAGAGCATATCTATAAATAAGGACAGAGAAGCAAAAAGAAAGACAAATCATGATATAGCCATTGTTTCCCCTGATTACAACCTCGGTTTCCGTAAATTCATGGATGAGGATACTAGTAATAGATCAAGTTCTGGTTCAGCCATTTCTAATTCTGAAAGCTGTGCACAATTTGGCAGTGCGGATGTTAGTGACTTGACAG GGCCTTCTCAATCTAATGTATGGGACTCAATGGTACCTTCTAAGAAAAGAACATGTGTAAATCGTCCAAAGCCGTCACCAGTTGAGAAACTTACGAAAGATTTATGTACTATTTTACATGAACAGAAGTCTTCTTATTTCTCTGTATCTTCTGATGACGATTTGCTTCTTGAGAGTGAAACTCCCATGGTTTCTGTCGAGATTGGACATGGAGGCATTCTGATCAAACATCCGAGCTCAATAGCTCGAGAAGAGGAATCAGAAGCTAGCTCCCTCTCTTTTGAAAACAAACAATATTCAATGAACGAGGCTTATTCGCATTCATCAAGCTTCCCTGCGTATAATGATAGCAAGGGCGTCAAATATTTGGGACATGGAATTGAAAAGGCTAAGAACCCTGCTGGACAAGGGATGCAGCATGAGCAACTTAAGAG AGACAAGGCTCAACATGAAAAACCGCTAATACTGGAAAGTCGTAATTTGCCGCTTTGTAACATAGAGTTGAGT GATATTATCAATTTTGAGGAGTTTGTGAAGCATTTAACAAAAGATGAGCAGCAGCAGTTACTGCAGTATCTACCTCCGCTTGACATTGCAAAACTCCCCGAGAG CCTCAAAAGCATGTTTGAAAGTCCTCAATTCGAGGATAACTTGTGTTATTTTCAGCAACTGCTTGAGGAAGGGGTCTTTAACATCTCCGTTCCCGGGGTAAATGCTGAAGATTGTAAGACTTTAAAAAGACTTGCATTAATAAATTTGACGAGATCACACTGGGTGGAATGCCATCATGGACTTAAG AAATGTGGTAGTGTTGGAGTGTCTGTTATTACTAGAGGACCAAATGTCGTTCCTTTGAATAATTCAGCAACTGTGAAAAGATCACGGGATGGTCAAATTCCAG aaGCAAGGACTTTAATGAGTCCGAAACGAGTGATCATGAAAGCCACACACGAAAACAAAGAACTCATAGACAATGAGAGTTCTTGCTTTAGCCCGAGAAGCCTGTTTGCTTTGCCTCCCGATGGTAGCTCTCCCATGCTGGATTCGCTCCATTTTGCCAATGAATGTTCAGACCAAGATTTGCTATTGGATGTGCCATCCAATGGCACGTTCCCACAGGCGGAACTGCTTCATCCTACTTCGAGTTTTGGGCAACAGGCAAGTACTAGTAGTAACTCACCACACCCACACCTTGTCCATCCCTAG